One segment of Bacillus alkalisoli DNA contains the following:
- a CDS encoding DUF1646 family protein, translating into MELGLLLIFLVVLIIPLTVKIIERNMEMFLLFMGGITVIISNVLNWPLFITAATDPIKITLAVFGAGLIFKWLQTPTRIMVAHVRKKVRFTYLVFFLVVILGVVSSLITAIIAALVLVFIISELELGRKDEVRLAILACFSIGLGAAISPIGEPLSTIAISKLNEDIFYLFKLIGKEVLLALFIFGVLAAIFVKDTAKVEENVGEINKKESYEDILVRALKVYFFIMGLTFLGAGFEPIISTYFLSLDPSIIYWLNMTSAVLDNATLTAAELSPELEDDTVRVLLLGLLISGGMLVPGNIPNIIASTKLRITSKEWAMCGVPLGLIMLVFYFFFVL; encoded by the coding sequence ATGGAATTAGGATTATTGCTAATATTTTTGGTCGTGCTAATCATCCCATTAACTGTAAAAATAATAGAAAGAAATATGGAGATGTTTCTCCTTTTCATGGGTGGAATAACAGTAATAATAAGCAACGTGTTAAACTGGCCTCTTTTTATAACTGCTGCCACCGATCCAATTAAAATTACGCTTGCCGTTTTCGGGGCGGGATTGATTTTTAAATGGCTGCAAACTCCCACTCGTATCATGGTAGCCCATGTAAGAAAAAAAGTGAGATTTACTTACTTGGTCTTTTTCCTTGTCGTTATTTTAGGAGTAGTGTCAAGTCTCATTACAGCAATTATTGCGGCGCTGGTACTCGTTTTTATCATTTCCGAGCTAGAACTTGGTCGAAAAGATGAAGTGAGACTTGCCATACTGGCCTGCTTTTCTATCGGATTAGGTGCAGCGATTTCTCCTATTGGGGAACCATTGTCTACGATTGCAATTAGTAAGCTAAATGAAGATATTTTCTATCTATTTAAGCTTATAGGAAAAGAAGTGCTGTTAGCTTTATTTATCTTTGGGGTATTGGCGGCTATTTTTGTAAAAGACACGGCGAAGGTAGAGGAGAATGTTGGTGAAATAAATAAAAAGGAAAGTTATGAAGATATTTTAGTACGAGCATTAAAGGTATACTTTTTCATTATGGGGCTGACTTTTTTAGGGGCAGGCTTTGAACCTATCATTTCCACCTATTTTTTATCCCTAGATCCATCCATCATATATTGGCTAAACATGACATCAGCGGTATTGGACAATGCAACACTCACCGCAGCAGAACTAAGCCCTGAGTTAGAAGACGATACCGTACGAGTGCTGCTGTTAGGCTTACTAATAAGTGGAGGGATGTTGGTTCCTGGTAACATACCTAATATTATTGCCTCAACGAAACTTCGTATTACGAGTAAGGAATGGGCAATGTGTGGCGTACCTCTTGGATTAATCATGCTTGTTTTTTATTTCTTTTTTGTACTATAA
- a CDS encoding YczE/YyaS/YitT family protein, producing the protein MVKPYSLFILSTIILGLGICLVTMADLGTTAITSPPYVMSQFVPISFGMLVMLMNTLYVFIQFSLLGSKFPKTQYLQLLVGPVLGVAIDSWSYIISFIPQPFYSVQLFMVVLGCVVIALSIVLQLKANVVNNPAEGIVKVIAINTNQPFSKIKLIFDVVLVIIALIISTTALGTIYGVREGTIISAILVGPLVKVIQNISNVERFSPEPVKLEK; encoded by the coding sequence ATGGTTAAACCTTATAGTTTGTTCATTTTAAGCACCATCATTTTAGGATTAGGTATTTGTCTAGTAACAATGGCTGACCTTGGTACGACTGCTATTACGAGCCCACCATATGTAATGAGCCAATTTGTCCCAATTAGCTTTGGAATGTTAGTGATGTTAATGAACACACTTTATGTATTCATTCAATTTAGCCTTTTAGGTAGTAAATTTCCTAAAACACAGTATTTGCAGCTGCTTGTAGGTCCTGTTTTGGGTGTGGCAATAGATTCCTGGTCTTATATAATTTCTTTCATTCCACAACCGTTTTATTCTGTTCAATTATTCATGGTGGTTTTAGGCTGTGTCGTTATTGCGCTTAGCATTGTATTACAATTGAAGGCGAACGTCGTGAATAATCCAGCTGAAGGAATTGTAAAAGTAATTGCCATTAATACAAATCAACCTTTTAGCAAAATAAAACTAATATTTGATGTTGTTTTAGTTATCATTGCCTTAATTATTTCCACTACAGCATTGGGAACGATTTATGGGGTTCGAGAAGGAACGATTATTTCCGCAATCCTTGTAGGCCCGCTTGTAAAAGTAATCCAGAATATATCTAACGTTGAGCGGTTTTCTCCAGAGCCAGTTAAACTTGAGAAATAA